A window of bacterium genomic DNA:
ACAGGTTATCGAGAAGCGCACCTGCAATCCCATGTCCCATAAACTCGGGCTCTACCGCGATTTTCGCCAGCCAGCCAACCTTATGCATCTCTCTCAGATTAAAGTCATACTGAGTGATATACCTATCTGCTTCCAAGCGCTCTTGAAGTAGAGGCGATTGAGGAGGAAAGAGATATACGAAACCGACTACCATATCTCTGTAGATGGCGAGATAAAACTTGGAGAACTGTCTATAGTTGAGATAGCTCTCCAGGGTGTCTCCACTTTTTATCAGGAAACCTTCTTCCCGTGCAGCCTCTCGCGCCTCCCCCAAACGCCTTTCTAGAGATAGGCACGACATAAGCTCTGCATCAGACTCTACTTCACGAATTTCGAGGTGCGTTAGTAGATTTGTCGAGACCAACGAACTGTTTGAGTTTTTCTTCACGTTGCCCATCTCTACGCTCGGGTCTTTCACGATTACGAGCGCACCAGTCAATACAGGTCTCTACACCGAGCCCTTACCAGATTGCACTCGCCGTTACACTTCGACGCCGATCCTCCTGCTTAACGGCTGCGAGCTTCCTCTATTCTTTCTTTTGCAAGCTGAATAGCAACCTCTTCTGAAAAACGTTTTCTCTTTTCGGATTCTGCGATGATTAGATGCGTAGTATCAAAAATGGCATTTACCTTCTCGGTTACCCAGGACTCATTCCATCCAGAATCATTAAGCTCTGCGCCTACAGAGATTACTCCCCCTGAGTTAATAGCAAAGTCAGGAAGATAAAGAAGTCCCCGATCTTCAATCATATCGTACATCGAGCTGTCAGAGAGCTGATTATTTGCTGCTCCAGCAATAACGCTACACTTCAGCCGTGGCAGAGTATCCTTGTTGACTGTTTGACCAATCGCACAGGGGCAGTAAATATCAGCTTCCACATCATAAATCTCATCAGTTGAAACTGCCTTCACCCCAAAATCGTTAACAACAGAGCGCAACGTTTCCTCGTACGAGTCTGTAACAATAACGCTCGCTCCGAGCTCACAGAGCTGCTCGACTATATATCGCCCTACGTGTCCCACGCCCTGCACTGAAACAGTCTTTCCCGTCAGTGCAGTCGTACCAAATCGAGCCTCTGCTCCTGCGCGAATCGCCTGAACGACACCCTTCGCAGTCCACGGAGAAGGGTCACCGGCCCCGCCCTCTTCTCGAGAAACTCCAGTTGCAAATCGGGTATGCTCCTTGACCCAAGCAACATCCTGCTCGGTCGTTCCCATATCCTCAGCGGTGACGTATCTTCCACTCAGCGATTCAACGCATTTGCCAAACTGATTAAATAGCTCTCTTCTTTTCTCAGTAAAGTGCGGATCAATCCAGATACATGCCTTTCCACCACCCAGAGGCATACCTGCAATTGCGCTCTTGTATGTCATTCCTTCTGAGAGCCGTAGCACATCCTCTATCGCCTCATTCTCATTTTGATAGTTTCTTAAACGGCACCCTCCCAGTGCTGGGCCAAGCACAGAATTGTGCACTGCGACAAATGCTTTCAGGCCAACTTCTGGATAGTGAAATACTACTAATTGCTCGTGACCTCGTGATTCAACTTCCTGCATTAATGAAAATGTCATAATTCTCTCTCTTCTTACGGCAACCCTCATATCCGAAACAGCACTCCGACGGTATGAATGGGTAGCTCCGTTTGAACTCTTTTCGCAAATGAAAACCCTATGAAGGCAAAAATATCACTAAAACGCTTTCCTCACTTCTCCTTCAGCTGGAGAACGGTTCTCTTGAAATTCAACCGTATACTCTGGTGCATCCTCGAGCTCTGAATTCTTCGTCAGATCATATGAAATCTTCTTACAGCCAAAAAGACCAGCTGCACAGATAACAATCAAAAGCGCCATCTCGACC
This region includes:
- a CDS encoding Glu/Leu/Phe/Val dehydrogenase, which codes for MRVAVRRERIMTFSLMQEVESRGHEQLVVFHYPEVGLKAFVAVHNSVLGPALGGCRLRNYQNENEAIEDVLRLSEGMTYKSAIAGMPLGGGKACIWIDPHFTEKRRELFNQFGKCVESLSGRYVTAEDMGTTEQDVAWVKEHTRFATGVSREEGGAGDPSPWTAKGVVQAIRAGAEARFGTTALTGKTVSVQGVGHVGRYIVEQLCELGASVIVTDSYEETLRSVVNDFGVKAVSTDEIYDVEADIYCPCAIGQTVNKDTLPRLKCSVIAGAANNQLSDSSMYDMIEDRGLLYLPDFAINSGGVISVGAELNDSGWNESWVTEKVNAIFDTTHLIIAESEKRKRFSEEVAIQLAKERIEEARSR
- a CDS encoding GNAT family N-acetyltransferase, with product MTGALVIVKDPSVEMGNVKKNSNSSLVSTNLLTHLEIREVESDAELMSCLSLERRLGEAREAAREEGFLIKSGDTLESYLNYRQFSKFYLAIYRDMVVGFVYLFPPQSPLLQERLEADRYITQYDFNLREMHKVGWLAKIAVEPEFMGHGIAGALLDNLFQTCRGLDVISTIAFAPLRNLPSERLHKRHGFFQIGIGRIRGRDAVKHLLYSVYFRRAT